Genomic segment of Motacilla alba alba isolate MOTALB_02 chromosome 26, Motacilla_alba_V1.0_pri, whole genome shotgun sequence:
CGGCCGGGAGAATCGGGACGCGGCCGGAGCCCCGGGACACGGCCGGGAGAATCGGGACACGGCCAGAGCCCCGGGACACGGCCGGAGCACCGGGACACGGCCGGGAGCACTGAGACACGGCCGGAGCACCGGGACACGGCCGGAGCACCGAGACACGGCCGAGAGAATCGGGACACGGCCGGGAGAATCGGGACGGCCGGGAAAATCGGGACACGGCCGGAGCACCGGGACAAGGCCGGGAGCACCGAGACACGGCCGGCAGCACCGGGACGCGGCCGGAGCACCAGGACACGGCCGAGAGAATCGGGACACGGCCAGAGCCTCGGGACATGTCCGGAGCACCGGGACACGGCCTAGGACGGGACCCGAACCTCTGAGGGGACCCCGCGGGTGGAGCCGAGAGCCCGCCATGGAagccgcccgccccgctcccttCCCGCCCGCGCTCCCCCGGCGCCCCGAGGGCTGGCGGCAGGATACGATGGGCTGCACCATCACCTTCTGCACCTTCTGGCCCTGCCCGCGGTACGCCATGGCTGCGACGGGCACGGCGGGACAGCGGCGGAGAAAGAAAGAGCGGCACCGCGCGGGGCACGGCGGGACAGCGGCGGTGTGAGGGGATGGAGGAACGCGAGGCACTGTGGGACAGCGGCGGTGTGAAGGGAATGGAGGAACGCGAGGCACTGTGGGACAGCGGCGGTGTGAGGGGATGGAGGAACGCGGGGCACTGTGGGATAGCGGCGGAAAAAGAAAGAGCGGCACCGCGCCGAGCACTGTGGGATAGCGGCGGTGTGAGGGGAATGGAGGAGCACTGGGATAGTGGCGGTgtgaggggatggaggagcacTGTGGGATAGCGGCGGTgtgaggggatggaggagcacTGTGGGATTGTGGCGGTgtgaggggatggaggagcacTGTGGGATGGAGGCGGTgtgaggggatggaggagcacTGTGGGATGGAGGCGGTgtgaggggatggaggagcacTGGGATAGTGGCGGTgtgaggggatggaggagcacTGTGGGATGGAGGCGGTgtgaggggatggaggagcacTGTGGGATAGCGGCGGTgtgaggggatggaggagcacTGTGGGATAGCGGCGGTGTGAGGGGAATGGAGGAGCACTATGGGATTGTGGCGGTgtgaggggatggaggagcacTGTGGGATAGCGGCGGTGAGGGGGATGAAGGAGCGGGGCACTGTGGGATGGAGGCGGTgtgaggggatggaggagcacTGTGGGATAGTGGCGGTgtgaggggatggaggagcacTGTGGGATGGAGGCGGTgtgaggggatggaggagcacTGTGGGACAGTGGCGGTGtgaggggatggaggggcaCTGTGGGATAGTGGCGGTgtgaggggatggaggagcacTGTGGGACAGTGGCGGTgtgaggggatggaggagcacTGTGGGATAGTGGCAGTGTGAGGGCGGCCgttttttcttaccttttttatcattatatttagatttttagaattttttcttgttcataataaagtttttttgctataattttatttggttttaataaCCACAACTCATCGataaaaattccctaaaaatgtGCCCCTGGCTCAGAGctacagcacagctgtgccctaAAACACCCAACATTaaaataaagtgatttttgTGCTCTCACAGCACCGGAGCTTTCCTGTTTATTCGTCCCACTGGTCACAAAAGAcctaaaaagccaaaaaatccCTGAAACATCTCCCATGccccgttccctctcctcctgtccctgttccctgggagaagatcccaaatcccccccggctgtgccctcctggcagggagttgtgcagagccagaaattccccctgagcctcctttgctccaggctgagccccttcccagctccctcaggactctgcaaacccttcccagctccctcaggactctgcaaacccttcccagctccctcaggactctgcaaacccttcccagctccctcaggactctccaaacccttcccagctccctcaggactctgcaaacccttcccagctccctcaggactctgcaaacccttcccagctccctcaggactctccagcccctgccctggacTCCCCCAGGTCACAGAAGGTGACACCAGTGTGGGCACGGGCACAGGGCAGACCCCATGCCATCCCTCCCCTCTAAACCCCGCTCAGCTGAGCCTAAATTCAGGTTTAAGCAGGTTTAATTCAGCCTAAATTCAGGTTTAAGCTCCACAAATCCCTCCCTTAgactggcagtgctgtgtccctCGGGATTCTCCaaaccctttcccagctcccccaggattctccagacccttccctggTTCCCTCAGGGTTTTCCaaaccctttcccagctccctcagttccTCCAAACCTTTCTCATCTCCCTCAAGATTCTCTTCCAAACCCTTCCCTGGTTCCCTCAGCTcttccaaacccttcccagctccctcaggacttttccaaacccttcccagctccctcagctcctccaaaCCTTTCTCATCTCCCTCAAGATTCTcttccaaacccttcccagctccctcaggattTTTCCAAACCCTCAGGATGTTCCCCCACTCATTAATTCCCAATTAACACTCAGCATTCCCGAGCTGTTTGATGccattccttaaaaaaaaccaaaaaacaaaaccccaaggACACGGCAGTGAGCAGCCTACCTTTAATCCCTTAAATAGAATCATACAAATATAaaatggaagaataaaatatttacaggaaaaaaaatcatccgaaacaaaatgaaaaaaaaaacaaccccaaaacccacagggATTCCACCCAACCCCATCTCCAAGGAGCTGGAAAAGAGGGAAGCAGCCACGGGGGAACATTCCAggtgcttttgttttttccttcccaaaacgATCCCAGCTGGATGTGGGAGGTTCATTGCAGGGAGAAATCCTCAGAAGCCAGAGGCACTTGAAGCAATGCTCCTTTTCCCGAATTCCAGGAGGAATTCTGCCTTCCCCCATGGCAGGATCCCAGGAAAAATCCCCCAGATCACCCCGAGCCAGGCTCACCCTGGCAGGCTTTGGTCCAAAatcctctttccctcttttccctgaattccccccaaaatccgAGTCCATCCAGAGTTGACACAGTAactccagggtttttttgggatttctgtCCAGGAGGGAGCTCTGGAGATGGGCCCTGGGGTCCCTCAGGGCATTCCAAGTGCTCTGTCCTGTCCCGCGGGGGAGGAGCCGCCGGGACAAACTCAGCCCGGAATTTTGGGATAACTGAGAGCAGACTCTGCCTAATCCTAACAATCCAACTGTGCTTCCAGCTGGGCAGGATCTCCTCCACGGCCCCAACAACATTTACAGCATTTCTGTGGGGCGTCACGaggaaattttccatttttagttggttttttttttggtgtcgcgtctttttttccattttttttttcccaaaacctcCCCTCTCAGCTGTCAATCATCTCCGAGAGTTCCAGCAGGAGATCATCCTCGTCCTTGCCTGGATCCAGGTCGATTTCTGCCTCCAGTTTTCCCCCGGAGATCTCCCAGATGAGCTTCTCAAAGTCGTCCTCCACCGAGAGCGCGGCCTTGGCGGCACCGGCCGAGCTCAGGCGCCGCAGCTTCAGGGGAGcctccagggaggaggaggaggaggaggaggaggaagatccAGACacctccagctgtggcaggggatCCCCCGgggtgccaggctgcagctgggggctggggagagtggggagaagggaggagtCAGAGGGGGGTTTGGGGCTTGGGTTTTACAGGGGAGGGGATTGGGGACGGGGGGGGGATggctgggatgggtttgggggggctggggttgggtttggggAGTCCTTGATCGGTTTGGGGGGGGCTGGGGTTGGGTTTGGAGTCCTAGGTTGGTTTTGGGAAGTCCTCGATTGGTTTGTGGGGctggggttgggtttgggggggcTGGGGTTGGGTTGGGGGAGTCCTCGATCGGTTTGGGGGGGCTGGGGTTGGGTTTGGAGTCCTGGATTGGTTTTGGGAAGTCCTCGATTGGTTTGGGGGGctggggttgggtttggggAGTCCTTGATTGGTTTGTGGGGctggggttgggtttggggAGTCCTGGGATGGGTTTGGAGGGGCTGGGGTTGGGTTTGGGAAGTCCTGGATCAGTTTGGGGAGGctggggttgggtttggggATCCTGGATTGGTTTTGGGAAGTTCAGGATCACTTTTGGAGTCTGGGATTAATTTTGGGAAGTCCTGGATCAATTCTGGCAGTTCAGGATCAGTTTTGGGGTCCTGGATCAGTTTTGAGGAGTCCAGAACCAGTTTTAGGAAGTCCAGGATCAATTTTGGGAAGTCCTGGATTGGTTTAGGAACTCCTCGATCAGTCTGGAAAGTCAGGATCAATTTTGGGGTCCAGGATCAATTCTGAGGTCCTGGATCAGTTTTGGGAAGTCCAGGACCAATTCTAGGAAGTCCAGGATCAATTCTGGGTTGTTTGGGATGAGTTTTGGCAAGTCCAGGATCAATCCTGGAGTCCTGGACCAGTTTTGGGGTGCCCAGGACCAGTTTGGGGGTGCCCAGGTCCAGTTTTGGGGGTGCCCAGGACCAGTTTTGGGGGTGCCCAGGACCAGTTTTGGGGGTGCCCAGGTGCAGCATTTGTGGAACCCCGAAGCAGCCAGGACATTAATGGCAATCAAGGGCTcctctgtgggattttgggcCTGACTTCCCCCAAAGCTGGGATTTCCCCCTGGCGCCCACCCCACATCCCATCCCCGGGctcagagggaaaaggggatttggggtttggggttacctgctctgggaattctccCTCCGAGGCTTGGAGCCCAGGCTGTCCTCGGGAGAAGGGGGAACAACCTGAGAAAGAGGAGCAGGACAAGGTTTAGGATcgaaaaaatcccaaatttctccttttctgcttcaCCTAAAGCAGGGCATTCCTGAAATgaggaatttgggggttttttttaaaggaatttttgcCTTGGGAAGGacaaaatattcccaaatcccagcagggaATTCTGGAGAACCTGAGAATTTTTAGGATCTAAAAAAATCCCGATTTTTAGGAGATTCTTCCTTTTGTGCTTCACCAGAAACAGGGCATTcctgaaatgaggaaaaatcccaaattttagGCATTCCTGAAATGAggaatttgggtttttaaaggatttttttgccttggaaaagacaaaatcttcccaaatcccagcagggaATTCTGGAGATGCCTCCAAAGCAGGAACGTGCTGAGAGCTGTGAGTGaaaagggctgggagagctggaaaaattcacttttccagaggttttttctgggatttggggcctCACCTTGGCCGGGGGCTCCTGGGTGTCCCCGCTGGTGGCACTGAGTGGCTTCACTGCCACCACAGCAGGGGGGTGGCCCTCGGGGCCCTTCCTCTTCAGGGGCTGCTTGGGAGGGGCTTTGGCATCCAGAGGCTTCAGGCACACCTTGGATTTGGCTGGCGTGGAGGGAACAGGAGGGGAAAATTTATCAAACCCCTTTATCAATCAAACCCCTTCCTTTATCAACCCCTTTATCAATCAAACCCCTTTATCTATCAAATCCCTTCCTTTATCAAACCCCTTTATCAAACCCCCTTATCAATCAAACCCCCTTATCAATCAAATCCCTTCCTTTATCAACCCCTTTATCAATCAAACCCCTTTATTAATCAAACCCCTTTATCAAACCCCTTTATCAATCAAACCCCTTTATCTATCAAATCCCTTCCTTTATCAAACCCCTTTATCAATCAAAGGGATAAATCCCTTTATCAATCAAATCCCTTTATCAATCAAACCCCTTTATCAATCAAACCCCTTTATCTATCAAATCCCTTCCTTTATCAAACCCCTTTATCAATCAAACCCCCTTATCAATCAAACCCCCTTATCAATCAAACCCCCTTATCAATCAAATCCCTTCCTTTATCAATCAAATCCCTTCCTTTATCAATCAAACCCCTTTATTAATCAAACCCCTTTATCAAACCCCATTATCAATCAAACCCCTTCCTTTATCAACCCCTTTATCAATCAAAGGGATAAATCCCTTTATCAATCAAATCCCTTTATCAATCAAACCCCTTTATCAAGCTCCcacctctgcctctcctctcgGGCAGCTGAATTCCCTAAATCCCAACCCCACAAACCATTCCCACAAACCCCAACCCCAGAACATTCCCAGGAACCCCAACCCCACACAGATCATTCCCACAAACCCCaaccccagcccatcccagaaCCCCCAGCCCCAGAAGATTCCAGAAGCCCCAGAAGATTCCACAAAGCCCCAGAAGAAcattccagcagccccagaagaacattccagcagccccagaaaaacattccagcagccccagaagaacattccagcagccccagaaaaacattccagcagccccagaatGTTCCCAAAGCCCCAGAACGTTCCCAAAGCCCCAGAGGAACgttccagcagccccagaagattccacaaagccccagagggttCCTGAAGCCTCAGAACGTTCCACAAGCCCCAGAAGAAGATTCCTGAAGCCCCAGAAGGTTCCACAAGCCCCAGAAGgttccagcagccccagaagaacattccagcagccccagaatGTTCCCAAAGCCCCAGAAcattccagcagccccagaagaacattccagcagccccagaagaacattccagcagccccagaagaACATTCCACAAAGCCCCAGAAGAAcattccagcagccccagaagaACATTCCCGCAGCCCCAGAAGGTtccacaaagccccagagggttCCTGAAGCCTCAGAACGTTCCACAAGCCCCAGAAGAAGATTCCCGAAGCCCCAGAAGGTTCCACAAGCCCCAGAAGgttccagcagccccagaagaACATTCCAGCAGCCCCACAAGATtccacaaagccccagagggttCCTGAAGCCTCAGAACGTTCCACAAGCCCCAGAAGAAGATTCCCGAAGCCCCAGAACATTCCAGAAGCCCCAGAAGGTTCCCGCAGCCCCAGAAGAAcattccagcagccccagaagaacattccagcagccccagaatGTTCCCAAAGCCCCAGAAcattccagcagccccagaagaACATTCCAGCAGCCCCACAAGATtccacaaagccccagagggttCCTGAAGCCTCAGAACGTTCCACAAGCCCCAGAAGAAGATTCCTGAAGCCCCAGAAGGTTCCACAAGCCCCAGAAGGTTCCAGAAGCCCCAGAAGgttccagcagccccagaaggCTCCCGCAGGCCAGCCCCACCTCTGGCTCTCCTCTCGGGCAGCTGCGCTCCCTTCCTCCCCGGCTCCTTCTCCGGGGTTCCCCCTCCATCCTCGggggcttttcctcctctcctcctgcccagctgggctggccccACCGCGCCCTCGGGGCTCCCCGATCCCGGGCCTTTCTCCTGGTTCTTTTCCGGGatcttttcctggtttttttcctgggtttcaGCTGGAACTGCCCcggctccctgctgcagcttctcctcctgccGCTGCTTCTGCTGCCGCTTCTCCCACATGATTTCCTCCAGGCTCTTCACctgaatcccagaattccctgAATTCTGacgggggaaaaaaacacaccGAGAGGGTTTTTAGGGGGAAAATCCAGGGATAAAAACCTCTGGAAATGGGGGGGATTGATGAGAAATATGGAATTTTTGTTATAAATTCGCTCAGACTCACctcagcaggggcagagccacTTTTGGGGGAAGGTTTGTTCAGCTCCACgatcattttttcttcttttccaggtgctttaaaccaagaaaaacacaaaaaaatattgggttttgttttcttggaggGGTTATTTCCCTATTTTGATtaacaggaagaaattcctgtAGGATATTCTCTCTCCTTCAGTCCCACCATGgagaatattattattattattattattattattattattattattattattattattattattattattattattgctcaGAAATTGAGAAATCCTTCCCTAACAACATTCCAGAGGGGAACGGGATGGATTCCAGCACTGGGAAGATTCCACCAAACCAATCCagggcagaaaaataaaaagagggaaacTGCACCACAATTCCCAGAGGGAGCAGAATTCCCAAGGGAAAGCAAAATTCCCATGGAGAAGCACAATTCCCAAGGAGAAGCAGAACTCCCAAGAGGAGCAGAATTCCCAGGGGGAAGCACAATTCCAAGGAGAAGCAGAATTCCCAAGGACAAGCACAATTCCCAGGTGGAAAACACAATTTCCAGGGGAAGCACAATTCCCAAGGAGGAACACAACTCCCAAAGGGAATCAGAATTCCCAGGGACACCCACAACTCCCACAGACACCCAGAACTCCCAAAGGGAATCAGAACTCCAAAGGACACCCAGAACTCCCAGGGACACCAAGAATTCCCAGggccacccccagctcccagggagaaTCAGAATTCCCAAAGGGAATCAGAActcccagggacacccagaaCTCCCAGGGGAAGCACAATTCCCAAGGACACCCAGAATTCCCAAGgacacccacagctcccagggagaaTCAGAACTCCCAAGGACACCCAGAACTCCCAAGGAGAATCAGAAttcccagggacacccagaaTTCCCAGGGGAAGCACAATTCCCAAGGACACCCAGAATTCCCAGGGCCACCCAGAACTCCCAAGGAGAATCAGAATTCCCAAAGGGAATCAGAACTCCCAGGGCCACCCACAACTCCCAGAATTCCCTGGGACACTCAGAATTCCCAGgacacccacagctcccagggagaaTCAGAACTCCCAAGGACATCCAGAACTCCCAAGGACACCCACAGCTCCCAAGGACACCCACAGCTCCCAAGgacacccacagctcccagggacacccacagctcccagggacacccacagctcccaaggacacccacagctcccagggacacccacagctcccagggagaaTCAGAATTCCCAAAGGGAATCAGAACTCCAAAGGACACCCAGAACTCCCAGGGCCACCCCCGGCTCCCAGGGCCACTGAGAACTCCCCAAGGAGAATCAGAACTCCCAAGGACACCCAGAATTCCCAGGGAGAATCAAAACTCCCAAGGACATCCAGAATTCCCAGGGACACCCACAACTCCCAGGGGAAGCAAAACTCCCAAGGACACCCAGAACTCCCTGGGACACCCAGAATTCCCAGGGCCATGCCCCGCTCCCAGGAACACCCACAGCTCCCCAAGGAGAATCAGAACTCCCAAGGACATCCAGAACTCCCAGGGATACCCAGAACTCCCAGGGAGAATCAGAATTCCCAAAGGGAATCAGAACTCCCAGGGCCACCCACAactcccagaattcccagggaCACTCAGAATTCCCAGGGACACCCACAACTCCCAAGGACACCCACAACTCCCAAGgacacccacagctcccagggagaaTCAGAATTCCCAAGGAcacccagctctcccagggccACCCCCGGCTCCCAGGGAGAATCAGAATTCTCAGGGCCACCCCCGGCTCTCCCAGGGccaccctctgctcccagggacacccagaactcccagggccaccccctggctcccagggccacccccagccccccaggccACCCAGAACTCCCAaggccacccccagcccccagggccacccccCCGGCTCTCCCAGGGCCACTCCCGGCTCCCAGGGCCACCgccagctctcccagggccACCCAAACTCCCAGGGCCACCCAAACTCCCAGggccacccccagctctcccagggagAATCAGAATTCCCAAGGACACCCAGAACTCCCAGGGCCACCCAGAACTCCCAgggccacccccagcccccagggccacccccagccccgggcgGCGCTCACCCAGCAGCCGGGTGACACGCAGCAGCCTGCGGCCCCTCAgggcggccggggccggcccgggcgCTGCGGGCACGTTCTCCCcgctctgctgcagcctcagcgCCTTCTCCCTCTTGATCTCCTCCAGGGTTTTGATCCGAACTTCTCCGGCTCCCTTGGCTCTCGCGGCCTCTGCCAGCTgcgccctgcccgccccggcCGGAGCGGGAATGTTCTGTTTCCTGGGATCCGCCTCGTTTTTGGCCCTGCTGCCGAATTCCTCgggtttttccttctcctctcccaaccttttgtggtttttctccACCAGGGCTCCCGTCAGGGGTTTGCTgcgggcagcagggcagggtttcGACGCTGAATTCGGATCTTCGgctttccttccttccgccGGGGTTTTGCCTGGGGGGTCTCCCCTCCTCTGGTTGGCTCTTTCCAGGCGGATCTCCTCCAGGGTTTTCACCCGGATCTCCTCGATGGGTTTGGCAGCTTTGTCTGAGGGCACAAAAATCCCAAGCCAGGAATGAAAGAGAGAtcaaagagagggaaaagtcTCCAGAATTCCTCCCGGCGCTGAGGGAGTTTGGGATTGAGGGCTCTCAGTGCTCCATGGGTTGAAAGGGCTTTTGGGATCATCCAGGGGCACGTTCccctatcccaggctgctccaacccgGCCTGGGACGCTCCAGGGATGCGGCAGCCACGGATTCTGGGGGGATTTGCAGGCTGGGAATGAGCCTGGAGCCCTGAAATTGGGAATTTTTACAGAATCCtgggatgggttgggttggaagggatcctccaatcccatgggcagggacagctcccaccatcccaggctgcctTTTACCCATTTGATCCTTTTTATTCActctccaacctggcctgggacactccagggatggagcagccacagctcctctgggaattccatcccagctcctccca
This window contains:
- the ZC3H11A gene encoding zinc finger CCCH domain-containing protein 11A isoform X1 produces the protein MSSQGDDCYFYFYSTCNKGDSCSFRHCEAALGSETVCTLWQEGRCFRNVCRFRHMEIDKKRSEIACYWENQPGGCQKHNCAFHHTKGRYVDGLFLPPSKTTLPSPPEAAEDELKLQLQQSKLSAPSNPCPQLRGVMKVESSENVPSPTHPPLVINAADDDEDDDDQLSEEGEETKTPLQPPPPESHNGLRVISTRKANPGAKPDDNLNFGIKTLEEIKLKKLKEKAKKQGEGPSGVAVDPLQARSIPVPEKENVRTVLRTVTLSSKEGEDPVIQLNLPDRLGKRKTLAGGKTFLPLRRSVADRLGRKAELQENSEKAPKRGPVQVLKSLKERLGLPSEQGSTETDKAAKPIEEIRVKTLEEIRLERANQRRGDPPGKTPAEGRKAEDPNSASKPCPAARSKPLTGALVEKNHKRLGEEKEKPEEFGSRAKNEADPRKQNIPAPAGAGRAQLAEAARAKGAGEVRIKTLEEIKREKALRLQQSGENVPAAPGPAPAALRGRRLLRVTRLLAPGKEEKMIVELNKPSPKSGSAPAENSGNSGIQVKSLEEIMWEKRQQKQRQEEKLQQGAGAVPAETQEKNQEKIPEKNQEKGPGSGSPEGAVGPAQLGRRRGGKAPEDGGGTPEKEPGRKGAQLPERRARAKSKVCLKPLDAKAPPKQPLKRKGPEGHPPAVVAVKPLSATSGDTQEPPAKVVPPSPEDSLGSKPRRENSQSSPQLQPGTPGDPLPQLEVSGSSSSSSSSSSLEAPLKLRRLSSAGAAKAALSVEDDFEKLIWEISGGKLEAEIDLDPGKDEDDLLLELSEMIDS
- the ZC3H11A gene encoding zinc finger CCCH domain-containing protein 11A isoform X2 gives rise to the protein MSSQGDDCYFYFYSTCNKGDSCSFRHCEAALGSETVCTLWQEGRCFRNVCRFRHMEIDKKRSEIACYWENQPGGCQKHNCAFHHTKGRYVDGLFLPPSKTTLPSPPEAAEDELKLQLQQSKLSAPSNPCPQLRGVMKVESSENVPSPTHPPLVINAADDDEDDDDQLSEEGEETKTPLQPPPPESHNGLRVISTRKANPGAKPDDNLNFGIKTLEEIKLKKLKEKAKKQEGPSGVAVDPLQARSIPVPEKENVRTVLRTVTLSSKEGEDPVIQLNLPDRLGKRKTLAGGKTFLPLRRSVADRLGRKAELQENSEKAPKRGPVQVLKSLKERLGLPSEQGSTETDKAAKPIEEIRVKTLEEIRLERANQRRGDPPGKTPAEGRKAEDPNSASKPCPAARSKPLTGALVEKNHKRLGEEKEKPEEFGSRAKNEADPRKQNIPAPAGAGRAQLAEAARAKGAGEVRIKTLEEIKREKALRLQQSGENVPAAPGPAPAALRGRRLLRVTRLLAPGKEEKMIVELNKPSPKSGSAPAENSGNSGIQVKSLEEIMWEKRQQKQRQEEKLQQGAGAVPAETQEKNQEKIPEKNQEKGPGSGSPEGAVGPAQLGRRRGGKAPEDGGGTPEKEPGRKGAQLPERRARAKSKVCLKPLDAKAPPKQPLKRKGPEGHPPAVVAVKPLSATSGDTQEPPAKVVPPSPEDSLGSKPRRENSQSSPQLQPGTPGDPLPQLEVSGSSSSSSSSSSLEAPLKLRRLSSAGAAKAALSVEDDFEKLIWEISGGKLEAEIDLDPGKDEDDLLLELSEMIDS